From Bacteroidales bacterium, one genomic window encodes:
- a CDS encoding ABC transporter substrate-binding protein, whose amino-acid sequence MKNYLLRTIGLLAVALLINNVALSARKLILLPPWTPQAQFAGYYVADQLGYYKAKGIEIEFITSKSMIDRADRSVFLFNHKADMAIMNLSQALILRSKGVKIVNVLETCHRNSYCIVCSKPAKDLTALRNADLGTWNGLAPIMMTAINSKTGNTTRQVIVSGGINAFLSGALDFCLLCSFNELLQLKECGYNAKPEQILWLEKAGWDVPQDGIYVTEDFYNKNQKLVNDFVEASVKGWEYAYSHRKYAVSCVMKEVRKHKIATNEYHQNLVLDEVLRLQEANGSKQSFVLSKQEFTRSLNIVASFGGIGKDIYYIDFVKTPLKN is encoded by the coding sequence ATGAAAAATTATCTGTTGAGAACTATTGGTTTGCTTGCCGTAGCATTATTAATTAATAATGTGGCGCTTTCTGCGCGAAAACTGATTTTATTGCCTCCATGGACTCCGCAAGCTCAATTTGCCGGTTATTATGTGGCCGATCAGCTGGGGTATTACAAGGCGAAAGGTATTGAGATTGAGTTTATTACGTCAAAAAGCATGATAGACAGAGCTGACCGTTCTGTCTTTCTGTTTAATCATAAAGCAGATATGGCAATAATGAATCTTTCACAAGCTCTTATTCTCAGGTCCAAAGGTGTTAAGATTGTGAATGTTTTGGAGACGTGCCACCGTAATAGTTATTGCATCGTATGTAGCAAACCTGCAAAGGATTTGACTGCGCTGAGGAATGCGGATCTTGGTACATGGAACGGACTGGCTCCAATTATGATGACGGCAATTAACTCAAAAACAGGCAATACTACCCGGCAGGTTATCGTAAGCGGTGGTATAAATGCCTTTTTATCAGGGGCTTTAGACTTTTGCCTGCTTTGCAGCTTTAATGAATTGCTGCAGCTGAAGGAGTGCGGATATAATGCTAAGCCGGAGCAAATTCTTTGGCTGGAAAAAGCCGGATGGGACGTGCCTCAAGATGGCATATATGTTACTGAAGATTTTTATAATAAAAATCAAAAGCTTGTGAATGACTTTGTGGAGGCATCCGTTAAAGGTTGGGAGTATGCATATAGTCACAGAAAATATGCTGTAAGTTGCGTTATGAAAGAGGTGCGCAAGCACAAAATTGCTACTAATGAATACCATCAGAATTTGGTATTGGATGAGGTGTTGAGACTTCAGGAAGCAAATGGCTCCAAACAGAGTTTTGTCCTTAGCAAACAGGAGTTTACACGCTCGTTAAATATTGTTGCATCATTTGGAGGAATCGGGAAAGATATTTATTATATTGACTTTGTAAAGACCCCCCTTAAAAACTAA